In a single window of the Halobaculum lipolyticum genome:
- a CDS encoding NAD-dependent epimerase/dehydratase family protein produces MDLTDATVLVTGGGGLIGSHLAGHLQSEYGADVRVADDFSKGDPERVPDGVDVIRADLTDAVDAAGAVTDDLDVVFHLAAYTDTNFDDDRRLFEENAEMTYNVLEAMDDAGVTNLAFTSSSTVYGEAPRPTPEDYAPLEPISIYGSSKLADEALISTYAKSYGFTAWVYRFANIVGPYQRGNVIPDFIKKLQADPDELEILGDGRQEKSYLHVDDCVDAMCHVVEHGERDLNTYNLGSRTTTSVNRIADIVADEMDLHPDYSYTGGDRGWTGDVPKMRLSVEKLSALGWEPPASSDDAVRAATRDLLAELT; encoded by the coding sequence ATGGACCTCACCGACGCCACCGTCCTCGTCACGGGCGGCGGCGGTCTCATCGGCTCCCACCTCGCGGGACACCTCCAGTCCGAGTACGGCGCCGACGTCCGCGTCGCCGACGACTTCTCGAAGGGCGACCCCGAGCGGGTCCCCGACGGCGTCGACGTGATCCGTGCCGACCTCACCGACGCGGTCGACGCGGCGGGCGCCGTGACCGACGACCTCGACGTCGTGTTCCACCTCGCTGCGTACACGGACACGAACTTCGACGACGACCGCCGGCTGTTCGAGGAGAACGCCGAGATGACGTACAACGTCCTCGAAGCGATGGACGACGCCGGCGTCACGAACCTCGCGTTCACCTCCTCGTCAACCGTCTACGGCGAGGCCCCCCGCCCCACGCCCGAGGACTACGCCCCGTTGGAGCCGATCAGCATCTACGGTTCGTCGAAACTCGCCGACGAGGCGCTGATCTCCACGTACGCCAAGAGCTACGGCTTCACCGCGTGGGTGTACCGCTTCGCCAACATCGTGGGGCCGTACCAGCGCGGCAACGTGATCCCCGACTTCATCAAAAAGTTGCAGGCGGACCCCGACGAACTGGAGATCCTCGGCGACGGCCGCCAGGAGAAGTCCTACCTCCACGTCGACGACTGCGTCGACGCGATGTGTCACGTCGTCGAACACGGCGAGCGCGACCTCAACACGTACAACCTCGGCTCGCGCACGACGACCTCCGTGAACCGCATCGCCGACATCGTCGCCGACGAGATGGACCTGCACCCCGACTACAGCTACACCGGCGGCGACCGCGGCTGGACCGGCGACGTGCCGAAGATGCGCCTCTCCGTCGAGAAGCTCTCTGCGCTCGGGTGGGAGCCGCCCGCCTCCAGCGACGACGCCGTCCGTGCGGCGACCCGCGATCTGCTCGCCGAGCTGACCTGA
- a CDS encoding SDR family NAD(P)-dependent oxidoreductase has translation MTEYPEDVAGVGDERIVDSTALVTGSTSGIGRETALALGRLGAHVVVHGRDAEAGRAVVDAIEDAVNEGTAEFVRADFAQPDEVSRLAKRTREAAGDGGLDVLINNAGGYFREARLTDLGVEYTFHVNHLSPYQLTAELLDDLADDARVVTTASEGHRGDPIDLDELTAVDDFSSWRAYQRSKLANVQFAAELGRRLRDRDSAVTSNSFHPGAIPGSGFFRHLPGPLAAAAGGLGRLPFVTTPADGAATAVYLAVADEVADTTGRYFADRREKTPSTEAQDPRAQRRLWEASADLLGVDEPLAAADGSAGSDDAGGAGGSDDGAEATAE, from the coding sequence ATGACGGAGTACCCCGAGGACGTCGCCGGCGTCGGCGACGAACGCATCGTCGACAGCACCGCGCTCGTGACCGGGTCGACCAGCGGCATCGGTCGCGAGACGGCGCTCGCGCTCGGCCGGTTGGGCGCCCACGTGGTCGTCCACGGCCGCGACGCCGAGGCGGGGCGGGCGGTCGTCGACGCCATCGAGGACGCGGTCAACGAGGGCACCGCGGAGTTCGTCCGCGCCGACTTCGCCCAGCCCGACGAGGTGTCGCGGCTGGCGAAGCGGACCCGCGAGGCCGCCGGCGACGGCGGGCTGGACGTCCTCATCAACAACGCGGGCGGCTACTTCCGGGAGGCGCGGCTGACGGACCTCGGCGTCGAGTACACCTTCCACGTGAACCACCTGTCCCCGTACCAACTCACCGCGGAGCTACTGGACGACCTCGCCGACGACGCGCGCGTCGTGACGACCGCCTCCGAGGGCCACCGCGGCGACCCGATCGACCTCGACGAACTGACCGCCGTCGACGACTTCTCCTCGTGGCGCGCCTACCAGCGCTCGAAGCTGGCGAACGTCCAGTTCGCCGCCGAGTTGGGCCGGCGGCTGCGTGACCGCGACAGCGCCGTCACCTCGAACAGCTTCCACCCCGGCGCCATCCCAGGGTCGGGGTTCTTCCGCCACCTCCCCGGCCCGCTGGCGGCGGCGGCGGGGGGGCTGGGCCGGCTCCCGTTCGTGACGACGCCCGCCGACGGCGCCGCGACCGCGGTGTACCTCGCGGTGGCCGACGAGGTGGCCGACACGACCGGCCGCTACTTCGCCGACCGGCGGGAGAAGACGCCCTCGACGGAGGCCCAGGACCCGCGCGCACAGCGGCGGCTGTGGGAGGCGAGCGCGGACCTGCTCGGCGTCGACGAGCCGCTCGCCGCCGCCGACGGGAGCGCCGGCAGCGACGACGCCGGCGGTGCCGGCGGGAGCGACGACGGCGCGGAAGCGACCGCGGAGTAG
- a CDS encoding tRNA (cytidine(56)-2'-O)-methyltransferase translates to MTDDVVVLRYGHRPGRDDRMTTHVGLTARALGADRVVLPDNAGQSAETIRDITDRFGGPFAVELRDDQRAYTRNWDGTVAHLTMYGERVQDVEADLRADSVASDTPLLVVVGGEKVPFDFYEAADYNVGVTNQPHSEVAGLAVFLDRLFEGEELEREWEGADRVVLPQETGKKVVDPGDLEREDGGE, encoded by the coding sequence ATGACCGACGACGTCGTCGTCCTCCGGTACGGCCACCGCCCCGGACGGGACGACCGGATGACGACCCACGTGGGCCTGACGGCTCGGGCGCTCGGCGCCGACCGGGTGGTGCTCCCCGACAACGCCGGCCAGTCCGCCGAGACGATCCGCGACATCACCGACCGCTTCGGCGGCCCGTTCGCCGTCGAACTCCGCGACGACCAGCGCGCCTACACCCGCAACTGGGACGGGACGGTCGCCCACCTCACGATGTACGGCGAGCGCGTGCAGGACGTGGAAGCGGACCTCCGCGCCGACTCCGTCGCGAGCGACACGCCGCTGCTCGTCGTCGTCGGCGGCGAGAAGGTGCCGTTCGACTTCTACGAGGCCGCCGACTACAACGTCGGTGTCACGAACCAGCCCCACTCGGAGGTCGCCGGGTTGGCCGTCTTCCTCGACCGCCTGTTCGAGGGCGAGGAACTGGAGCGCGAGTGGGAGGGCGCCGACCGCGTCGTACTGCCCCAGGAGACGGGAAAGAAGGTCGTCGACCCCGGCGACCTGGAGCGCGAGGACGGCGGAGAGTAG
- a CDS encoding transcription factor S, producing MNFCDECGSMMKADDEKWVCGSCGYEELRDSATEQAMTTTQGQEGTTVVDMSDVDAAEVGPTVEQKCPDCDEVRTVRYEMKQIRSADESETRFFTCTECGKKWREDDH from the coding sequence ATGAACTTCTGCGACGAGTGCGGATCGATGATGAAGGCGGACGACGAGAAGTGGGTGTGCGGCTCGTGCGGCTACGAGGAGCTGCGCGACTCGGCCACCGAGCAGGCGATGACGACGACGCAGGGGCAGGAGGGGACGACGGTCGTCGACATGTCCGACGTCGACGCGGCGGAGGTGGGGCCGACGGTCGAACAGAAGTGCCCCGACTGCGACGAGGTGCGGACGGTTCGCTACGAGATGAAACAGATCCGGTCGGCCGACGAGTCCGAGACGCGCTTCTTCACGTGCACCGAGTGCGGGAAGAAGTGGCGCGAGGACGACCACTAG
- a CDS encoding NAD-binding protein, which produces MNERADLRVVVVGSGRLGLETARSLAERGHDVVIVERTPERVAAAADEYVAAVIEGDAARPSVLAQAAPERADVVAALTNTVGTNLAVCLAAKRLAPDVRTVLRTTDPDTAEFEPFVDHVVYPELAGARRTVNEIEGGGVVRTVEALAGELEVFEVTVADAAPVAGLSLREVSLPRGSLVISGAAGHGVAGADTELTAAETYLVAAEPDVIDEVRRLFRG; this is translated from the coding sequence ATGAACGAGCGCGCGGACCTCCGGGTCGTCGTGGTGGGGAGCGGTCGCCTCGGACTGGAGACGGCGCGGTCGCTGGCCGAGCGGGGCCACGACGTGGTGATCGTCGAGCGGACCCCCGAGCGCGTCGCCGCGGCGGCCGACGAGTACGTCGCTGCCGTCATCGAGGGCGACGCGGCGCGGCCGTCCGTGTTGGCACAGGCGGCGCCCGAGCGCGCGGACGTGGTCGCCGCGCTCACGAACACGGTCGGCACGAACCTCGCGGTGTGTCTGGCCGCCAAGCGGCTCGCGCCCGACGTCCGAACCGTGTTGCGGACGACAGACCCGGACACCGCGGAGTTCGAGCCGTTCGTCGACCACGTCGTCTACCCGGAGCTGGCGGGCGCCCGGCGCACGGTCAACGAGATCGAGGGCGGCGGCGTGGTGCGGACGGTCGAGGCGCTGGCCGGCGAACTGGAGGTGTTCGAGGTGACGGTCGCCGACGCCGCCCCCGTCGCCGGGTTGTCGCTCCGGGAGGTGTCGCTCCCGCGGGGGAGCCTCGTGATCTCCGGGGCGGCGGGCCACGGCGTCGCAGGCGCCGACACCGAACTGACGGCCGCGGAGACGTACCTCGTCGCCGCCGAGCCGGACGTCATCGACGAGGTCAGACGCCTGTTCCGGGGCTGA
- a CDS encoding APC family permease, with protein MSETRGRRAPATNLGLLDATMIGIGAMIGAGIFVLTGLAAETAGAGAIVAFALNGGVTTFTALSYAELAAAIPKNGGGYAYVREAFSSPVAFVMGWTRWFTYMAAGALYALGFSSNFVELVHLYWPGLPDSEPWIVAYALFAVVSFVGLNALSTEASGGAETVVTAVKIVVLLIFVAFGVGAVQGANFVPLFPADGGALTVLPAMGLTFIAFQGYDLIATVTEEVENPTTNIPRAILASVAVTVVVYLLVVGVAIGTLGPELLAAAGETAVAEAAIGFMPDVGVFGAPLGGALIAFGAVFSTVSALNAVVIGSSRVAFAMGRERQLPAGLGRIHPRYGTPWLAIAASAVVMLVATVSAPIRVVGNLASLFSLLGFAVVNLALIRLRRRRPNLSRPFEVPAYPAVPLLGIGLNLLLGLFISWETWAIAIGWLGVGVVVYAVLHGPSLPFGRGEPSGDPGASAGGTAPAEGPVVVETPAADAADPWRERDGPSPDGEDAREVEVDPPASDTEEER; from the coding sequence ATGAGCGAGACGCGCGGGCGCCGGGCGCCGGCGACGAACCTGGGGCTGCTCGACGCGACGATGATCGGCATCGGCGCGATGATCGGCGCGGGCATCTTCGTGTTGACCGGGCTGGCCGCGGAGACGGCCGGCGCCGGCGCCATCGTCGCGTTCGCGCTCAACGGCGGTGTGACGACGTTCACCGCGCTGTCGTACGCGGAGTTGGCCGCGGCGATACCGAAGAACGGCGGCGGCTACGCGTACGTCCGGGAGGCGTTCTCCTCGCCCGTCGCGTTCGTGATGGGGTGGACGCGGTGGTTCACCTACATGGCCGCGGGGGCGCTGTACGCGCTGGGCTTCTCCTCGAACTTCGTCGAGTTGGTCCACCTGTACTGGCCCGGGCTGCCCGACTCGGAGCCGTGGATCGTGGCGTACGCGCTGTTCGCGGTGGTGTCGTTCGTCGGGCTGAACGCGCTCTCGACGGAGGCCTCGGGCGGCGCCGAGACCGTCGTGACCGCCGTGAAGATCGTCGTCCTCCTGATCTTCGTCGCGTTCGGCGTCGGGGCGGTCCAGGGGGCGAACTTCGTCCCGCTGTTCCCGGCCGACGGGGGCGCGCTCACCGTGTTGCCGGCGATGGGGCTGACGTTCATCGCGTTCCAGGGGTACGACCTGATCGCGACCGTCACCGAGGAGGTGGAGAACCCCACGACGAACATCCCGCGCGCCATCCTCGCGTCGGTCGCCGTCACGGTCGTCGTCTACCTGCTCGTCGTCGGCGTCGCCATCGGGACGCTCGGTCCCGAGTTGCTCGCGGCCGCGGGCGAGACGGCCGTCGCGGAGGCGGCGATCGGGTTCATGCCGGACGTGGGGGTGTTCGGGGCGCCGTTGGGCGGGGCGCTGATCGCCTTCGGCGCGGTGTTCTCGACGGTGAGCGCGCTCAACGCGGTCGTGATCGGGTCGAGCCGCGTCGCGTTCGCGATGGGGCGCGAGCGGCAGTTGCCGGCCGGACTCGGGCGGATCCACCCCCGGTACGGGACGCCGTGGCTCGCGATCGCCGCCAGCGCCGTGGTGATGCTCGTCGCGACGGTCTCGGCGCCGATCCGGGTCGTTGGCAACCTCGCGAGCCTGTTCTCGCTGCTGGGGTTCGCCGTGGTCAACCTCGCGTTGATCCGGCTTCGGCGCCGGCGCCCGAACCTCTCGCGGCCGTTCGAGGTGCCCGCCTACCCCGCCGTGCCGCTGCTCGGGATCGGGTTGAACCTCCTCCTCGGGCTGTTCATCTCGTGGGAGACGTGGGCGATCGCGATCGGCTGGCTCGGGGTCGGCGTCGTGGTGTACGCCGTGTTGCACGGTCCCTCGCTGCCGTTCGGCCGCGGGGAGCCGTCCGGCGACCCGGGGGCGTCGGCGGGGGGAACCGCGCCCGCCGAGGGTCCGGTCGTGGTGGAGACGCCGGCGGCGGACGCCGCCGACCCGTGGCGCGAGCGCGACGGTCCGTCCCCGGACGGCGAGGACGCCCGGGAAGTAGAAGTGGATCCCCCCGCGAGTGACACGGAGGAGGAACGATGA
- a CDS encoding enoyl-CoA hydratase/isomerase family protein, translated as MSEWDTLRFEVDDEVATITIDRPDKLNALNVETLEALREAIGDAEAADVRALVLTGAGDTAFIAGADISYMKDLGTPEAQAYAELGHDIARSLETFPAPTVAAVNGYAFGGGCELALACDLRVAAENAVFGQTEIDLGIVPGWGGTQRLPRLVNDEVARRLILFGERIDATDAHEYGLVGEVVAHDQLDARIDDLTADLAAQPKFALAAAKEAINQSYETGLGAGLEYEQRVFSGLFGTHDQREGMDAFVDKRDPEFE; from the coding sequence TCAACGCGTTGAACGTCGAGACGCTGGAGGCGCTTCGGGAGGCGATCGGCGACGCGGAAGCGGCCGACGTCCGCGCGCTCGTGCTCACGGGCGCGGGCGACACGGCGTTCATCGCCGGCGCCGACATCTCCTACATGAAGGACCTCGGCACGCCGGAGGCGCAGGCGTACGCCGAGTTGGGCCACGACATCGCCCGCTCGCTGGAGACGTTCCCGGCGCCGACGGTCGCGGCGGTGAACGGCTACGCGTTCGGCGGCGGCTGCGAACTCGCGCTGGCGTGTGACCTGCGCGTCGCCGCCGAGAACGCGGTGTTCGGACAGACGGAGATCGATCTGGGGATCGTTCCCGGGTGGGGCGGCACCCAGCGGCTCCCGCGGCTCGTCAACGACGAGGTGGCGCGGCGGCTGATCCTGTTCGGCGAGCGCATCGACGCGACCGACGCCCACGAGTACGGGCTGGTCGGCGAGGTCGTCGCCCACGACCAACTCGACGCGCGGATCGACGACCTGACCGCGGATCTCGCCGCCCAGCCGAAGTTCGCGCTCGCGGCGGCGAAGGAGGCGATCAACCAGTCGTACGAGACGGGGTTGGGCGCGGGGCTGGAGTACGAACAGCGCGTGTTCTCGGGGCTGTTCGGGACCCACGACCAGCGCGAGGGGATGGACGCGTTCGTGGACAAGCGCGACCCCGAGTTCGAGTAA